The genomic region TCCGCCTTGTGCTTGGGCTTCATGCCGTGGTCGGCCGTTACCACGATTGCCGCGCCCATCGCGTCCAGTTCGCCCAGATATTTGTCGAACATCTCGTAGAACGCATTGGCCTGTTTATCGCCCGGCGCGTATTTGTGCTGAACATAGTCCGTCGTCGTCAGATACATGATATCGGGCTGAAACTCCTTCAGCAGTTTTACACCGGCAGCAAAGACGAATTCCGACAATTCCGCTGAATAAACTTCCGGCACGTCCCGGCCCAGCCATGCAGAGGCGTTGTCGATGCCATGCTCGTTGGCTGTTGTCGTGTCCGATTTTTCAGAGGAAAAGCAGATCGCCCGCCCGTCATCGAACGTCAGCCCGTGGCCAAGCAGGGCGCGTAGCTTGTCCTTGGCGGTGACCACCGCCACCTTCTTGCCCGCATCGTAAAACGCCTTGAATACCGTTGGTGCACGCAGGAATTTGGGATCGTTCATCATCACCTCCTCCCCCGTGTCTGGATCAAAGAGGTAGTTGCCGCAAATGCCGTGAACCGCCGGCGGCGTGCCCGTGGCGATCGACAGATTGTTCGGGTTGGTGAAGCTGGGAATGACGCTGTGTGCTCGGCGCTCCGTGCCGGATTCCCGCATCCGCTCCAAAACCGGCATCAGACCCGCCGAAATCGCTGCATCAAGATAAGCCGGCTCGCAACCGTCCAGACAAATCCCGATCGCGCACACCTTCGGCACAGCGTAACTGCGCCCGTTTGCACCAATCCTAACACCGCTCATATCGTTCATGACAAATTCCGTTCCTTGTTGTTCATGCAGCCAGCTTTTCGCGTTCAGCCAGCGCCGATTGTGGCGGGGCGGCACTGTCCACCCCCATTTCCTTGAGTGATTGGCCGGCTGCCTCGACTACGTTGCGCATCACCGCACGGTCCATCTGGCCGATGCACCCAATGCGGAAACTTTCAACCACAGTGAGTTTGCCGGGATAGATGATGAACCCCTTCTGCTTCATGAGATCATAGAAGGCGCCGAATTCGAATTTCGGGTCCTGAGGGCAGAAGAAGGTTACGATAATCGGCGACAGCCAACGATCACGCAGCAGGGTTTCAAAGCCTAGGCTGCGCATGCCCTCCACCACGCTTTCGCAATTTTCCTTGTAGCGCGCGCCACGGCCCTCAACCCCGCCTTCGAGGCGGTGCAGGCGAAGGGCTTCACCGAAGGCGGCAACCACATGGGTCGGCGGGGTGAATCGCCACTGGCCGGTTTTTTCCATATGCGCCCATTGATCATGTACATCAAGGCTCAGCGAATGGGCATTGCCGCGGGCCGCCTCCAGTTCACCCTTGCGCGCAATGACAAAGCCGAAACCGGGCACGCCCTCGATGCATTTGTTGGCGGAAGACACCAGCGCCTCGTAGCGGATTTCGTTTACGTCGAGGGGGATGGCCCCAAAGGCACTCATGGAGTCGATCAACAGCTTTCGGCCTGCCGCGTAGGTAGCATCAGAAATTTCCTTGATCGGATTGAGAATGCCCGATGATGTCTCGCAGTGAACGGCCACCACATGCGTAATGGCCGGGTCCTGTTTCAGCACAGCCGCCACTTCCGCACCCCTGGGTGGCAGATAATCGCCCTTGTCGATGACCACTGCTTCACGGCCGATATAGGCCAGCGTTTTGACGATGCGTTGCCCATAGGCGCCATTTACCAGTACCAGCGTGCGCGAATTGCGCGGCAGAAGCGATCCCAGCATGGCTTCCACCACAAAAGAGCCGCTGCCCTGGATCGGCACGCAATCATAGGCCTGTTCATGATCGCCGATCATGGAAAGCAGTTCGCGGCGCATCTGCGCCGTCATGGCTCGGAAATCACCATCCCAGGACCCCCAGTCACGCAGCATCATTTCCTTGACGCTGGCCGCCGTGGTCAGGGGACCAGGGGTCAGCAAATAGGGCTCCCCCATGGCCGGAGGGCTAATCTTTGCGGGTTGTACACTATGGTGGTCTGCCGGCATGGATCAGAAACTCCAGAAAAATGCGGGAAAGGCCCTGGTGGACGTACGATGCCTTCTGCGTATAGGAGCTTCTTGACCATCTGTAAAATCGATAGCATGTATCTAACTATATGTCAGACTTATGATGTGCTTCCTTCCTGTGCCAGCCTGCTTTCCAACAACTCCCCGTGCCTTGTGAGGACTGGATAGGCAAAGGAAACGAACCGCGAATTGATCTCCTTGAACGCCTGCACCAGCTCCAGATGAATGTCGCTGGTGGCAATGCTGTCCTTTTCGCCATGGCTGAGCCGCTCCAGATGCCGGTCGTTGCTCTCCTGCTCCATGTTGCGGATGTTCTCCTTTTCGCGGATCAACTGACGGGCCGATTCAAGGTCCTCTGACACCAGTACGTTCATCGCAAGCTGGATGTTGGCGCAAACCCTGTCATGCAGCCTGGTAAGTTCATCCCAGCCATCTTCGGAAAAGCTGAGTCTTTCCCGGTGTAGCGTGTCGGCAAGTTTCAGAATGTCCTTGGCAACGATATCACCGGCCCGTTCAAGGCCGATGGCGAAATTGGCCAGTTGGGCTGCTCTGCCTGCCTGTTCGGGGGTCAGGTCACGCTGGCTGAGATCGGCAATGTAGAGTTTGATGCCTGTATGCAGCCGGTTGACCTCTTCATCCATGGCGCGGATCCGGGCAGCTTCGGCAGGATTGGAAACCAGAAAGAAGTCCGTCAACGGCTTGAACATCACTTCGATCTGTTCTGCCATGCGCAGCAATTCCCGCGTTACACTGGCAAACGCCAGACTTGGTTGATTAAGGACCTCGCGATTGAGTGCGCTCACCGGTCTTGTGGCGCCAGTTTCCTCTGCATTTTCCAATATGAGACGTTTGGTAAGCGTTGCCATCGGAACGATCAGCGGCAGGAAGGCAATCACCAGCGCTGCATTGAACACCAGATGAAAATTGACCAGTTGGGTTGCTGCGCTGCTGCCCAGAAGGTCAAGCGGGAGATCGGCAAAGCGTACAGCCAGAAGCGCTAGCAGGGCGCCGGTCGTCCGTACGATCAGATTTCCAAGGGTAATGCGCCGGGCCTTTATGTGCGAGTTGCGGGTTAGCCAGACGGCTACCAGTCCGCCCCCGGCATTCGCCCCCAATACCAGTGAAAGCCCGGCCGCCAGCGGCAGAATGCCCAGCGCGCAAAAAGTGGCAAACAGGAGGATTGCAGCAACGCTTGAATGGAACAGAAAGGTGATCAGTGCTCCGCCTGCAAAAGCGGTAACGGGATCTGCGCTCAAATAGGTAACAACAGCTGGAAGAAACCGGCTTTCGCGCATCGGCAGGGTGGCCTCACCGATCATCTTCAACGAGATCAGGATGAAAGCGATGCCCATCAGCACCCGACCGGCCTGCTTGGTGGTGCGCGAATCGAATTTGAGAAACAGGATGCCTCCGCCGGCCAGAAGTACCGGAACGATTGCCGAAAGATTGAGGCTGAGGAATTTCACCACCGCCGCCGTTCCCAAATCGGCACCCAGCACGATGGCCAGTGATCCGGTTACCCCCATGACACCGGTCGCGGCAAAGCCGGATACCAGCAGCGCGACAGCCGTTGAACTCTGCAGCAATATCGCAGCCAGCATACCTGCGAGCACGTTCAAGACAGTCCCCTTGCGGGAACGCAGAAACATGTTGCGCAGGTTGACGCCCATGGCGCGCTCAATGCCGGTGCGCACCATGCGCGTGGAATAAAGCAGCAGCATTACCGCTGCGGTCAGTTGCAACAAGAATAATGAAAGCTGCATGTACCTTTTCCGGTGTTTTTCCCGGCCTTACGAGTACCACCGGAATTTGCCGTTGGAAACTTTCCGACCTAAAGATCGATATTGCCCAGACGAAAGGCGGCGCGCCGGAGGTTTGCCATTATCGGAATTCACCCTTGCATCATTCAAAGCGATAGTTCTTATCTAAGTATGTGAAAAACTTATGATAGGGATCAGACAGCTTCATGCGGTATGTGCAATTGCGAGCCTTTCACCATGTGGCGGTGTGCGGCGGATTCTCCCGGGCTGCTGAAGCCCTGCACCTGACGCAGCCCGCTGTCTCAGATCAGGTCCGCAAACTGGAAATCGACTATGATATCCGTTTGTTCGATAGGAACAGAAAACAGGTTGCACTGACGTCCCACGGCGAAAAGCTGCTGGAATTTACGCATCGGCTCTTCGAAGTTGAACAACAGGCGGCAGAGTATCTGAATGCTGAACGCACGCTCAAGAGCGGCCGCCTGAACATCATCGCCGACTCCCCGCATCACATCCTGCATCTGCTTGGGCCATTTCGACAGAGATACCCGGATGTCTTTGTCTCGATCCATTCGGGAAACTCGGTGGAAGTGCTGGAAAGTCTCTACAGCTACAAGGCCGATGTCGGCGTTTTGGGCGATATTCCCGACAGCCGGGATTTCGACGTGATGCGGCTGAGCTCCACCCCGATCATCGCCTTTGCGCCGCAAGGAAGCGAAGTGGCCCGCAAGGGTTCGCTGACATTGAAAGAACTCGCGAAATTGCCGCTGGTCTTGCGCGAACAAGGCTCGAAAACCCGTGCCATGCTGGAAGAGTATGCTTCTGGCAAAGGGGTCAGGCTTAACGCCGGCATAGAGGTAGAGGGCCGCGAAGCAGTGCGTGATGTTGTGCTGCACGGTGGCGGGGTGGGGATTGTCTCGGAAGCGGAATTCGACGCTGATTCGGGGTTGGTGAAAATTCCAATCCGCGATGCCAGGCTGGTCATGGATGAAGCGCTCATCACCTTGAAAGAGCGCCGCGACAGCAGGATTATCCGTGCGCTGACGCCGTTCCTGAAACCGCGAGGAGAATAGAAAATCACACTCCCAGATAGCGCTCAGTCAGTTCGGGCGTAAGTGCGGCAACCGGACCACTCCACACGGTTTCGCCACGCTGCAGGACGACCGCCCGGTCGGCAATCTGGCGCAGCTCGCGAACCGATTTGTCGATGATCAGGATTGCCATGTCGGACTCCTGTTTGAGCCGGGCGATAACCTTCCAGATTTCCTTGCGTACCAGCGGCGCAAGTCCTTCGGTCGCTTCGTCAAGAACCAGCAGTTTGGGGTTGGTCATCAAAGCGCGAGCAATCGCCAGCATCTGCTGTTCTCCACCTGAAAGGGACGAAGCGATCTGTGGGAGCCGCTCGCCAAGCCGGGGAAAGAGATCCGTCACCGATTTAAGGGACCAGTCGCCCGGCCTTGCTGCGGCGGTGAGGTTCTTTTCAACGCTAAGATTGCCAAAGCAGCGACGCCCCTCCGGCACGAGACCGATGCCCAGGCGTGCGACGCGATGGGGCGGCATCGGCAGAAGATCATGGCCGGAGAAGCGAACAACGCCCGCAGCTGGCAGCAACCCGAACACCGACTTGACCGTGGTGCTCTTGCCCATGCCGTTGCGGCCCATCAGCGCAACGACTTCACCGGCGCCTACCTCCAGGTTGACGTTGAATAGCGCCTGGCTTGAGCCGTA from Salaquimonas pukyongi harbors:
- the phnA gene encoding phosphonoacetate hydrolase; translation: MNDMSGVRIGANGRSYAVPKVCAIGICLDGCEPAYLDAAISAGLMPVLERMRESGTERRAHSVIPSFTNPNNLSIATGTPPAVHGICGNYLFDPDTGEEVMMNDPKFLRAPTVFKAFYDAGKKVAVVTAKDKLRALLGHGLTFDDGRAICFSSEKSDTTTANEHGIDNASAWLGRDVPEVYSAELSEFVFAAGVKLLKEFQPDIMYLTTTDYVQHKYAPGDKQANAFYEMFDKYLGELDAMGAAIVVTADHGMKPKHKADGTPAVIYLQDVLDEWLGKDAARVILPITDPYVVHHGALGSFATAYLPDGADVDGVLEKLSAMEGIIVAVGKAEACKRFELPEDRIGDIVVISGENLTLGTSEHRHDLAALKEPLRSHGGLTEQEVPFIVNRMMADLPNAPELRNFDAFFYAAKAAALSAASCENG
- a CDS encoding 2-aminoethylphosphonate--pyruvate transaminase codes for the protein MPADHHSVQPAKISPPAMGEPYLLTPGPLTTAASVKEMMLRDWGSWDGDFRAMTAQMRRELLSMIGDHEQAYDCVPIQGSGSFVVEAMLGSLLPRNSRTLVLVNGAYGQRIVKTLAYIGREAVVIDKGDYLPPRGAEVAAVLKQDPAITHVVAVHCETSSGILNPIKEISDATYAAGRKLLIDSMSAFGAIPLDVNEIRYEALVSSANKCIEGVPGFGFVIARKGELEAARGNAHSLSLDVHDQWAHMEKTGQWRFTPPTHVVAAFGEALRLHRLEGGVEGRGARYKENCESVVEGMRSLGFETLLRDRWLSPIIVTFFCPQDPKFEFGAFYDLMKQKGFIIYPGKLTVVESFRIGCIGQMDRAVMRNVVEAAGQSLKEMGVDSAAPPQSALAEREKLAA
- a CDS encoding Na/Pi cotransporter family protein, giving the protein MQLSLFLLQLTAAVMLLLYSTRMVRTGIERAMGVNLRNMFLRSRKGTVLNVLAGMLAAILLQSSTAVALLVSGFAATGVMGVTGSLAIVLGADLGTAAVVKFLSLNLSAIVPVLLAGGGILFLKFDSRTTKQAGRVLMGIAFILISLKMIGEATLPMRESRFLPAVVTYLSADPVTAFAGGALITFLFHSSVAAILLFATFCALGILPLAAGLSLVLGANAGGGLVAVWLTRNSHIKARRITLGNLIVRTTGALLALLAVRFADLPLDLLGSSAATQLVNFHLVFNAALVIAFLPLIVPMATLTKRLILENAEETGATRPVSALNREVLNQPSLAFASVTRELLRMAEQIEVMFKPLTDFFLVSNPAEAARIRAMDEEVNRLHTGIKLYIADLSQRDLTPEQAGRAAQLANFAIGLERAGDIVAKDILKLADTLHRERLSFSEDGWDELTRLHDRVCANIQLAMNVLVSEDLESARQLIREKENIRNMEQESNDRHLERLSHGEKDSIATSDIHLELVQAFKEINSRFVSFAYPVLTRHGELLESRLAQEGSTS
- a CDS encoding LysR substrate-binding domain-containing protein; translation: MRYVQLRAFHHVAVCGGFSRAAEALHLTQPAVSDQVRKLEIDYDIRLFDRNRKQVALTSHGEKLLEFTHRLFEVEQQAAEYLNAERTLKSGRLNIIADSPHHILHLLGPFRQRYPDVFVSIHSGNSVEVLESLYSYKADVGVLGDIPDSRDFDVMRLSSTPIIAFAPQGSEVARKGSLTLKELAKLPLVLREQGSKTRAMLEEYASGKGVRLNAGIEVEGREAVRDVVLHGGGVGIVSEAEFDADSGLVKIPIRDARLVMDEALITLKERRDSRIIRALTPFLKPRGE
- a CDS encoding ABC transporter ATP-binding protein yields the protein MTLLTLEGVTAYYGSSQALFNVNLEVGAGEVVALMGRNGMGKSTTVKSVFGLLPAAGVVRFSGHDLLPMPPHRVARLGIGLVPEGRRCFGNLSVEKNLTAAARPGDWSLKSVTDLFPRLGERLPQIASSLSGGEQQMLAIARALMTNPKLLVLDEATEGLAPLVRKEIWKVIARLKQESDMAILIIDKSVRELRQIADRAVVLQRGETVWSGPVAALTPELTERYLGV